The following proteins are encoded in a genomic region of Amphiura filiformis chromosome 18, Afil_fr2py, whole genome shotgun sequence:
- the LOC140139124 gene encoding uncharacterized protein has product MVGDMNFHFDVSDDRNANIMKDLLDSADFEQLVTEPTHCDGHTLDVIITRKAEDVVSNIEVVRDVPPRYYAVKCDIDISRPRSVKQVVKFRELRKIDILKFQNDIRNSPLSTDPADDLSSLVLNYEKTLGDLLNKHAPLKSKSMVLRPNAPWYDENLRSAKQEKRRHERRWLKTKLECDREVFIESCKAYTRQLEQAKRDHHRNKISECDDRQLFRLVNDMTRPTSAPILPPHDDAKKLANKFGTFFQNKIKNLRSALDNSDSLNISAEIRDQCVSEFTSFRAVTEEDVGSIISSSVIKSCPLDPIPSSLLKDCLESLLPSITHVVNMSLISGEMPQELKVARVVPLLKKSGLASEELNNYRPISNLKFMFKTIKKVAASQLNSYLDENNLHAPMQSAYRKYHNTETALLRVQNDLLCAVDQRQEAALILLDFSAAFDLIDHDILLHRLRQLYGIEGTALKYMSSYLKGRSQCIDV; this is encoded by the coding sequence atggttggtgatatgAATTTTCATTTCGACGTCAGTGATGACAGAAATGCAAACATCATGAAAGACTTGCTCGACTCTGCTGATTTTGAACAGCTTGTCACAGAGCCGACACACTGTGATGGGCATACACTTGACGTTATTATCACCAGGAAAGCGGAAGACGTGGTTTCCAACATTGAGGTAGTCCGTGATGTACCCCCTCGTTATTACGCAGTCAAGTGTGATATTGACATTTCACGTCCGCGATCGGTGAAGCAAGTTGTGAAATTTCGTGAATTAAGGAAGATAGACATTTTGAAGTTTCAGAATGATATCCGAAACTCTCCTCTGTCTACAGATCCAGCTGATGATCTTTCcagccttgttttaaattatgAAAAGACGCTTGGAGATTTGTTGAATAAACATGCGCCATTGAAATCGAAGTCAATGGTACTACGACCTAACGCACCGTGGTATGACGAGAATCTTCGCTCCGCAAAGCAAGAAAAACGTCGTCATGAACGCAGATGGTTGAAAACCAAACTAGAATGTGATCGTGAAGTATTTATTGAGAGCTGCAAAGCTTACACCCGACAACTAGAACAAGCGAAGCGCGATCACCATCGTAACAAGATCTCCGAATGTGATGATCGGCAATTATTTCGACTTGTCAACGACATGACGCGTCCTACTTCTGCGCCAATTTTACCACCACATGATGACGCAAAAAAGCTGGCCAACAAATTTGGAACATTCTTCCAAAACAAGATCAAGAATCTCAGGAGTGCACTTGACAACTCGGACTCGCTCAACATTTCTGCTGAAATACGCGACCAATGTGTTAGTGAGTTCACCTCATTTAGAGCTGTAACTGAGGAGGATGTTGGTAGCATCATATCAAGCTCGGTAATCAAATCGTGTCCTTTGGACCCGATCCCATCATCGCTGCTGAAAGACTGCTTGGAGTCCCTTCTTCCAAGTATCACTCACGTGGTCAATATGTCGCTTATTTCAGGCGAAATGCCACAAGAACTCAAAGTCGCGAGAGTTGTTCCACTGCTCAAGAAATCCGGTCTAGCTTCAGAAGAACTAAATAATTATAGACCTATATCAAATCTTAAATTCATGTTCAAGACAATTAAAAAAGTTGCTGCTTCTCAGTTGAATTCATATCTTGATGAAAACAATTTGCATGCTCCAATGCAGTCAGCATACCGCAAATATCACAACACTGAAACGGCTCTGTTGCGCGTGCAGAATGACCTGCTTTGTGCAGTTGATCAGCGTCAGGAAGCCGCTCTCATTTTACTTGATTTTTCGGCTGCGTTCGATTTGATTGATCACGACATCTTGCTGCATCGACTGCGTCAACTCTATGGTATTGAAGGCACTGCGTTGAAATATATGTCATCCTATCTGAAGGGCCGTTCTCAGTGCATTGATGTTTGA